One segment of Synchiropus splendidus isolate RoL2022-P1 chromosome 4, RoL_Sspl_1.0, whole genome shotgun sequence DNA contains the following:
- the LOC128756942 gene encoding B-cell receptor CD22-like isoform X2, with product MTIADVTEEDSNDYLFKVVTSEDSYIIASGVSLTVTGLAVVFTAGGLQLLPIFHTLMCHSSCFTSHDSYVWYKNGIKLAGQTKQGYSGIFRNGNSYSCAVKGHEDLPTRPVCFEHHCTILTYSGSRRVCAPAGSSVMLSCSYSYTGALSSQFWFSPQQSQHWRLSEPEDISEVPRYTSEVLGPGMISRVSTLTISDLRESDSAEFLFKFTSADFEWKSTLPGISLTVTALQVQLWSVPQTSSSGSIRVQLMCRSSCSSPGRQSYIWFKNEDKVPENKLVYEVTLRPGDHVRCGLEGHDGHISAPLYNPSGPSVVQSPPGEVVEGRTVNLTCSFGPGRGSNYTWNKKSTLTQQRFVGRDLLFRPVRPSDSGEFSCSVNSVFGRRMSPSVVIDVHYGPRPPSVRVTSDEVMEGASVNLTCSSDANPPVNYTWYLEGDTTAVAFGETFTITNVRREQAGSFLCRAQNLIGQSEAAVHLGVSGLKKTPFASITGIILLPLLLAGSFLIRMKLSRPSPEPAVRAKYHVQRCDDSAAVEQEESVGLSEQPVESLGLQCDSMKSEFPS from the exons ATGACCATTGCTGATGTGACGGAGGAGGACAGCAATGATTACCTGTTCAAGGTCGTCACCTCTGAGGACAGCTACATCATTGCCTCTGGAGTCTCCCTGACAGTCACAG GTCTTGCGGTGGTTTTTACAGCAGGTGGTCTGCAACTGCTTCCCATTTTTCATACACTAATGTGCCACAGCAGTTGCTTCACTTCTCATGATTCGTATGTTTGGTATAAAAACGGAATCAAACTCGCGGGACAAACAAAACAGGGATATTCAGGAATCTTCCGCAATGGGAACAGTTACTCCTGTGCAGTGAAAGGACATGAGGATCTTCCCACTCGCCCTGTGT GTTTTGAACACCACTGCACCATACTGACCTACAGTGGGAGCAGGAGGGTGTGTGCACCAGCAGGTTCCTCAGTGATGCTCTCCTGCTCCTACAGTTATACTGGAGCTCTGTCATCACAGTTCTGGTTTAGTCCTCAACAAAGCCAACACTGGAGATTGTCAGAGCCTGAGGACATCAGTGAAGTTCCTCGCTACACCAGTGAAGTTTTGGGCCCAGGCATGATATCCCGTGTCTCCACTCTGACCATCTCTGATCTGAGAGAAAGTGATTCAGCTGAGTTTCTTTTCAAGTTCACTTCTGCAGACTTTGAATGGAAGAGCACATTGCCTGGAATATCTCTGACTGTGACAG CCCTGCAGGTCCAGCTCTGGAGTGTCCCACAGACCAGCAGCAGTGGTTCTATCAGAGTGCAGCTGATGTgtcgcagcagctgcagctcaccTGGCCGGCAGTCATACATCTGGTTCAAAAATGAAGATAAAGTCCCAGAGAACAAACTAGTCTATGAGGTGACCTTACGACCTGGTGATCATGTCCGGTGTGGTCTCGAGGGACATGATGGACACATATCAGCTCCTCTTT ATAATCCATCAGGTCCCTCTGTGGTCCAGAGTCCTCCCGGTGAGGTGGTTGAAGGTCGCACTGTCAATCTGACGTGCAGTTTTGGTCCAGGCAGAGGCTCTAATTACACCTGGAACAAGAAGTCAACTCTCACACAGCAGCGTTTTGTGGGCAGAGACCTGCTCTTCAGGCCTGTCCGGCCTTCAGACTCTGGAGAGTTTTCCTGCTCAGTTAATAGTGTATTTGGGAGGAGGATGTCTCCATCAGTCGTCATTGATGTTCACT ACGGTCCAAGGCCTCCGTCAGTGAGGGTGACTTCTGATGAAGTGATGGAGGGAGCTTCAGTCAACCTGacctgcagcagtgatgctaaCCCACCAGTTAACTACACCTGGTACCTGGAAGGAGACACGACGGCTGTAGCCTTTGGAGAGACCTTCACCATCACCAATGTCAGACGTGAGCAGGCTGGGAGTTTTCTGTGTCGAGCCCAGAATCTCATAGGACAGAGTGAAGCTGCCGTGCACCTCGGTGTGTCAG GTCTAAAGAAAACACCTTTTGCTTCCATCACTGGTATTATTCTCCTGCCGCTACTCCTCGCTGGCTCTTTCCTCATCAG AATGAAGCTCTCCAGACCATCTCCTGAACCTGCAGTGAGGGCAAAGTACCATGTTCAG CGATGTGACGACtcagcagcagtggagcaggaagaATCGGTTGGTTTGTCAGAGCAACCTGTCGAATCTCTGGGACTTCAGTGTGACTCCATGAAAAGTGAATTTCCTTCATGA
- the LOC128756942 gene encoding B-cell receptor CD22-like isoform X1 — protein MTIADVTEEDSNDYLFKVVTSEDSYIIASGVSLTVTGLAVVFTAGGLQLLPIFHTLMCHSSCFTSHDSYVWYKNGIKLAGQTKQGYSGIFRNGNSYSCAVKGHEDLPTRPVCFEHHCTILTYSGSRRVCAPAGSSVMLSCSYSYTGALSSQFWFSPQQSQHWRLSEPEDISEVPRYTSEVLGPGMISRVSTLTISDLRESDSAEFLFKFTSADFEWKSTLPGISLTVTALQVQLWSVPQTSSSGSIRVQLMCRSSCSSPGRQSYIWFKNEDKVPENKLVYEVTLRPGDHVRCGLEGHDGHISAPLYNPSGPSVVQSPPGEVVEGRTVNLTCSFGPGRGSNYTWNKKSTLTQQRFVGRDLLFRPVRPSDSGEFSCSVNSVFGRRMSPSVVIDVHYGPRPPSVRVTSDEVMEGASVNLTCSSDANPPVNYTWYLEGDTTAVAFGETFTITNVRREQAGSFLCRAQNLIGQSEAAVHLGVSGLKKTPFASITGIILLPLLLAGSFLIRRMKLSRPSPEPAVRAKYHVQRCDDSAAVEQEESVGLSEQPVESLGLQCDSMKSEFPS, from the exons ATGACCATTGCTGATGTGACGGAGGAGGACAGCAATGATTACCTGTTCAAGGTCGTCACCTCTGAGGACAGCTACATCATTGCCTCTGGAGTCTCCCTGACAGTCACAG GTCTTGCGGTGGTTTTTACAGCAGGTGGTCTGCAACTGCTTCCCATTTTTCATACACTAATGTGCCACAGCAGTTGCTTCACTTCTCATGATTCGTATGTTTGGTATAAAAACGGAATCAAACTCGCGGGACAAACAAAACAGGGATATTCAGGAATCTTCCGCAATGGGAACAGTTACTCCTGTGCAGTGAAAGGACATGAGGATCTTCCCACTCGCCCTGTGT GTTTTGAACACCACTGCACCATACTGACCTACAGTGGGAGCAGGAGGGTGTGTGCACCAGCAGGTTCCTCAGTGATGCTCTCCTGCTCCTACAGTTATACTGGAGCTCTGTCATCACAGTTCTGGTTTAGTCCTCAACAAAGCCAACACTGGAGATTGTCAGAGCCTGAGGACATCAGTGAAGTTCCTCGCTACACCAGTGAAGTTTTGGGCCCAGGCATGATATCCCGTGTCTCCACTCTGACCATCTCTGATCTGAGAGAAAGTGATTCAGCTGAGTTTCTTTTCAAGTTCACTTCTGCAGACTTTGAATGGAAGAGCACATTGCCTGGAATATCTCTGACTGTGACAG CCCTGCAGGTCCAGCTCTGGAGTGTCCCACAGACCAGCAGCAGTGGTTCTATCAGAGTGCAGCTGATGTgtcgcagcagctgcagctcaccTGGCCGGCAGTCATACATCTGGTTCAAAAATGAAGATAAAGTCCCAGAGAACAAACTAGTCTATGAGGTGACCTTACGACCTGGTGATCATGTCCGGTGTGGTCTCGAGGGACATGATGGACACATATCAGCTCCTCTTT ATAATCCATCAGGTCCCTCTGTGGTCCAGAGTCCTCCCGGTGAGGTGGTTGAAGGTCGCACTGTCAATCTGACGTGCAGTTTTGGTCCAGGCAGAGGCTCTAATTACACCTGGAACAAGAAGTCAACTCTCACACAGCAGCGTTTTGTGGGCAGAGACCTGCTCTTCAGGCCTGTCCGGCCTTCAGACTCTGGAGAGTTTTCCTGCTCAGTTAATAGTGTATTTGGGAGGAGGATGTCTCCATCAGTCGTCATTGATGTTCACT ACGGTCCAAGGCCTCCGTCAGTGAGGGTGACTTCTGATGAAGTGATGGAGGGAGCTTCAGTCAACCTGacctgcagcagtgatgctaaCCCACCAGTTAACTACACCTGGTACCTGGAAGGAGACACGACGGCTGTAGCCTTTGGAGAGACCTTCACCATCACCAATGTCAGACGTGAGCAGGCTGGGAGTTTTCTGTGTCGAGCCCAGAATCTCATAGGACAGAGTGAAGCTGCCGTGCACCTCGGTGTGTCAG GTCTAAAGAAAACACCTTTTGCTTCCATCACTGGTATTATTCTCCTGCCGCTACTCCTCGCTGGCTCTTTCCTCATCAG AAGAATGAAGCTCTCCAGACCATCTCCTGAACCTGCAGTGAGGGCAAAGTACCATGTTCAG CGATGTGACGACtcagcagcagtggagcaggaagaATCGGTTGGTTTGTCAGAGCAACCTGTCGAATCTCTGGGACTTCAGTGTGACTCCATGAAAAGTGAATTTCCTTCATGA